A genomic window from Tissierellales bacterium includes:
- the smpB gene encoding SsrA-binding protein SmpB, with protein sequence MEKKNVKVVARNRKARHEYFVEETIEAGMVLKGTEVKSIRNGRCNIKDGYGIVENGEVYVYNMHISPYKQGNIQNVDPLRKRKLLLNRREINRLTGLITQKGYTFIPISVYIKNGLVKV encoded by the coding sequence ATGGAAAAGAAGAATGTAAAAGTAGTTGCAAGGAACAGAAAAGCGAGACATGAATATTTTGTTGAAGAAACTATTGAAGCAGGTATGGTGTTAAAGGGTACAGAAGTAAAGTCTATAAGAAATGGAAGATGTAATATAAAGGATGGTTATGGCATTGTAGAAAATGGGGAAGTATACGTATATAATATGCATATAAGTCCTTATAAACAAGGTAATATACAAAATGTAGATCCACTTAGGAAGAGGAAGCTTTTACTAAATAGAAGAGAAATAAATAGACTAACAGGGCTCATAACACAGAAAGGTTATACGTTTATTCCTATTTCAGTATATATAAAGAATGGTCTAGTGAAAGTTG